Proteins encoded in a region of the Candidatus Tanganyikabacteria bacterium genome:
- a CDS encoding HEAT repeat domain-containing protein: MRMRLMRASGAGMAGALDLLGCLLALAGSLPPATWLALHLLAVAGGALFVASLVPRGSRIAWAGLAFFFGGVLPGSGLAAVALSAVTARPDGRGELLARCQERLSWNRPEPRTLWPIAATEDRLRQELSIQPLLETLKNGSPKERQRVFMALARCDSPHCVPVLTEALGDADPEVRFQAGLTLVRLEERYVQRLQQATGGGPATAGEAAARTLGDACWEYAVSGLVEGAGRTRLLERARDAYLAEARRDPGDVASSLALARVFAALGDPRQALAHAERCLASRPDWAEALVLQGEALFALRRLDALPAVGHRLLALPPGALPEAAAEVAGYWADTGRKIA, from the coding sequence ATGCGCATGCGGTTGATGCGGGCGAGCGGAGCCGGCATGGCCGGCGCGCTCGACCTGCTGGGGTGCCTGCTGGCGCTCGCCGGCTCGCTGCCGCCCGCCACCTGGCTGGCGTTGCACCTGCTCGCGGTGGCCGGGGGGGCGCTCTTCGTCGCGTCCCTGGTGCCGCGCGGGAGCCGGATTGCATGGGCGGGCCTGGCCTTCTTCTTCGGGGGAGTGCTGCCGGGAAGCGGGCTCGCGGCGGTCGCCCTCTCCGCCGTCACCGCGCGGCCGGACGGCCGCGGCGAGTTGCTGGCCCGTTGCCAGGAGCGACTGTCGTGGAATCGGCCCGAACCTCGCACGCTGTGGCCCATCGCCGCCACCGAGGACCGGTTGCGCCAGGAGCTGTCGATCCAGCCCCTCCTGGAGACGCTGAAGAACGGGTCGCCCAAGGAGCGGCAGCGAGTTTTCATGGCGCTGGCGCGCTGCGACTCGCCGCACTGCGTCCCGGTGCTCACCGAGGCCCTGGGCGACGCCGATCCCGAAGTCCGCTTCCAGGCCGGACTCACGCTCGTGCGGCTGGAAGAGCGGTACGTGCAACGCCTGCAGCAAGCGACCGGTGGCGGGCCCGCGACGGCGGGCGAGGCAGCGGCGCGGACGCTGGGCGATGCCTGCTGGGAGTATGCGGTTTCCGGGCTGGTGGAAGGAGCGGGCCGCACCCGCTTGCTGGAGCGCGCCCGCGACGCCTACCTGGCCGAGGCCCGGCGCGACCCCGGAGACGTGGCGTCCAGCCTGGCCCTGGCCCGCGTCTTCGCCGCCCTGGGCGACCCGCGGCAGGCGCTTGCGCACGCCGAGCGCTGCCTCGCCTCGCGGCCGGACTGGGCCGAGGCGCTCGTCCTGCAGGGCGAGGCGCTCTTCGCCTTGCGCCGGCTGGATGCGCTGCCAGCGGTGGGACACCGCCTGCTGGCCCTGCCACCGGGCGCACTGCCCGAGGCCGCGGCGGAAGTCGCCGGCTACTGGGCCGACACCGGGAGGAAAATCGCATGA
- the pelF gene encoding GT4 family glycosyltransferase PelF, producing MRPADVVLVSEGAYPFVTGGLSHWIQQLASGMPDLSFEVVTLVAGREERAHRYALPRNVRALHVIDILDAPATAPRAAREPDPLLLSSVRRLATAGARPGAGGSPFADLLAALERAGGASAELLASHDAWSVLVEAYRERAPRQSFLDFFWTCRAMLPPLLSCIAADLPPAAVYHAASTGYAGLLGALAARRHGARFILTEHGSYTREREVELARADWIHVPPAETSPWVPRAEFFKEWWADYFELLASHAYAHADLILALNEVGTGLQARAGAPPAKLRAIPNGVDVARFAPLRRRHDWSDRPFRVGFVGRVVPVKDVKTFLRAIATARQEIPALEAVLVGPTDEVPLYLRECEDLVALLEIGDIARFTGPADVREYLGQMDVLVLTSLTEAQPLVVLEAFAAGVPVVCSDVGGCRELVLGGSAPGDRDIGPSGILTRAARPAETAAALVALWRDPLLHAALRDAAIARAAGFYDEKRLLAAYRRVYAGKEP from the coding sequence ATGAGACCCGCCGACGTCGTCCTCGTCTCGGAAGGCGCCTACCCTTTCGTCACGGGCGGCCTCAGCCACTGGATCCAGCAGCTTGCCTCCGGCATGCCGGATCTCTCGTTCGAAGTGGTCACCCTGGTGGCCGGCCGGGAGGAGCGGGCGCATCGCTACGCATTGCCGCGCAACGTGCGGGCCCTGCACGTCATCGACATCCTGGACGCTCCCGCCACCGCCCCCCGGGCCGCCCGGGAGCCCGATCCCCTGCTGCTTTCGTCGGTCCGGCGGCTCGCCACGGCCGGCGCGCGGCCCGGCGCAGGCGGCTCCCCCTTCGCCGACCTGCTTGCCGCGCTGGAGCGCGCCGGCGGCGCGAGCGCGGAGCTGCTGGCGTCGCATGACGCCTGGTCGGTGCTGGTCGAGGCCTACCGGGAGAGGGCGCCGCGCCAGTCCTTCCTCGACTTCTTCTGGACCTGCCGGGCCATGCTGCCGCCGTTGCTGAGCTGCATCGCGGCGGATCTTCCGCCGGCCGCCGTGTATCACGCGGCCTCGACCGGGTACGCCGGCCTCCTCGGCGCCCTGGCCGCGCGCCGGCACGGCGCCCGGTTCATCCTCACCGAGCACGGCAGCTACACCCGGGAGCGCGAGGTCGAACTCGCCCGCGCCGACTGGATCCACGTGCCACCGGCCGAGACTTCGCCCTGGGTGCCGCGCGCCGAGTTCTTCAAGGAGTGGTGGGCCGACTACTTCGAGTTGCTCGCCAGCCACGCCTACGCCCACGCCGACCTGATCCTGGCACTCAACGAGGTGGGTACCGGCCTCCAGGCCAGGGCGGGCGCTCCGCCCGCAAAGCTGCGGGCGATCCCGAACGGCGTGGACGTCGCCCGCTTCGCCCCGCTGCGCCGGCGCCACGACTGGTCGGATCGCCCCTTCCGCGTGGGCTTCGTCGGGCGCGTCGTGCCCGTCAAGGACGTCAAGACCTTCCTGCGGGCGATCGCCACGGCCCGCCAGGAAATCCCGGCGCTCGAAGCGGTGCTCGTGGGCCCGACCGACGAGGTGCCCCTGTACCTTCGCGAATGCGAGGACCTGGTGGCGTTGCTGGAAATCGGCGACATCGCCCGCTTCACCGGGCCGGCGGACGTCCGCGAGTACCTCGGGCAGATGGACGTCCTCGTGCTCACCAGCCTGACCGAGGCGCAACCCCTGGTGGTGCTGGAGGCCTTCGCGGCCGGCGTGCCGGTGGTGTGCTCGGATGTCGGCGGCTGCCGCGAACTGGTGCTCGGCGGCTCGGCGCCGGGCGATCGCGACATCGGGCCGAGCGGCATCCTCACGCGGGCCGCGCGCCCGGCCGAGACCGCCGCCGCCCTGGTCGCCCTCTGGCGCGATCCCTTGCTGCACGCGGCCCTGCGCGACGCGGCGATCGCGCGCGCCGCCGGATTCTACGACGAGAAACGCCTGCTGGCCGCCTACCGGCGCGTATACGCGGGAAAGGAGCCCTGA
- the pelG gene encoding exopolysaccharide Pel transporter PelG, with protein MSAGNLFRQLASRESYGSQLGAFALATVLGCAPWLLPALGIAILVWLAGQERDALLFRILVLYAITFSLIAAGAVQTFGVRFLWDRLYAGDRHSFVPAFCTLLLPLVGGQVLLAVVATAGLELPGAVRAAWLGLYAILHGVWLAAFWLGAVKDHAFTAFALALGVGLSIPGALAGFQAGGLAGQFLGLAAGYAVSFACLLSRMVAEFGYSYTFAWRVWAYLPRLFPLFLAGLCYGIGLWADKFVFWAHPDTGVAVLGWLRMSPHYDNAVFLASLTIVPALGLFLMHMDTEFGDRYREIFATIGRHAPLSEIVAARERALACFHAGLGFVLRLQAPLALGIALFAAEIMSRLGISWLGLFAFRYSVVAMLLQLIHLVALIALIYFDFRKSALLLGGAFLVAQVAGAWLSIGFGPGLHGLGGLVANGLVAVLGIAVLEAKTGRLEYHVFRRQVAGA; from the coding sequence ATGAGCGCCGGCAACCTGTTCCGGCAACTGGCGAGCCGCGAGAGTTACGGTTCGCAGCTGGGCGCCTTCGCGCTCGCGACGGTGCTGGGCTGCGCGCCCTGGCTGCTGCCGGCCCTGGGCATCGCCATCCTGGTCTGGCTGGCCGGCCAAGAGCGGGATGCCTTGCTCTTCCGCATCCTCGTGCTCTACGCGATCACCTTCTCGCTGATCGCGGCGGGCGCGGTCCAGACCTTCGGTGTGCGTTTCCTGTGGGATCGGCTCTACGCCGGGGACCGGCATTCATTCGTGCCGGCGTTCTGCACCCTGCTCCTGCCGCTAGTCGGCGGGCAAGTCCTGCTCGCGGTCGTCGCCACCGCGGGCCTGGAGCTGCCGGGTGCCGTGCGGGCCGCGTGGCTCGGCCTGTACGCGATCCTGCACGGGGTGTGGCTGGCCGCGTTCTGGCTGGGGGCGGTCAAGGATCATGCCTTCACGGCATTCGCGCTGGCCCTGGGAGTCGGCCTGTCCATCCCGGGCGCGCTCGCGGGCTTCCAGGCCGGGGGCCTGGCCGGGCAGTTTCTGGGCCTCGCCGCCGGCTATGCCGTGAGCTTCGCATGCCTCCTTTCCCGGATGGTGGCGGAGTTCGGCTACTCGTACACATTCGCCTGGCGCGTCTGGGCCTACTTGCCGCGCCTGTTCCCCCTCTTCCTCGCCGGCCTTTGCTACGGGATCGGCCTCTGGGCCGACAAGTTCGTCTTCTGGGCCCACCCGGACACGGGCGTCGCCGTGCTGGGATGGCTGCGCATGAGCCCGCACTACGACAACGCGGTGTTCCTGGCATCCCTCACCATCGTGCCGGCCCTCGGCCTCTTCCTGATGCACATGGATACCGAGTTCGGGGATCGCTACCGCGAAATCTTCGCCACCATCGGCCGGCACGCGCCGCTGTCCGAAATCGTCGCGGCGCGCGAGCGGGCGCTGGCCTGCTTCCACGCCGGCCTCGGCTTCGTCCTGCGCCTGCAGGCGCCGCTGGCGCTGGGCATCGCCCTGTTCGCCGCCGAGATCATGAGCCGGCTCGGCATCTCCTGGCTGGGACTGTTCGCGTTCCGCTACTCCGTGGTGGCGATGCTGCTGCAACTGATTCACCTGGTGGCGCTGATCGCGCTCATCTACTTCGACTTCCGGAAATCGGCCCTCCTCCTGGGCGGAGCCTTCCTGGTCGCCCAGGTGGCGGGCGCATGGCTGTCGATCGGCTTCGGCCCGGGACTTCACGGTCTGGGCGGCCTCGTGGCCAACGGCCTGGTCGCCGTGCTCGGGATCGCCGTCCTCGAGGCGAAGACGGGGCGTCTGGAGTACCACGTGTTCCGGCGCCAGGTGGCCGGGGCCTGA
- a CDS encoding spherulation-specific family 4 protein, giving the protein MRLRYGVLPVVLMVAACAAVPGGRGIATGHGAAGALVPLYTYPTDPTWGRVLAARQANPLVPVLAIANPASGAGNARNPDYVSGIDRLQQGGVAVLGYVDTAYGRRRPRQARLEIYRYWSWYRVAGIFFDQMANTSGKEGYYADLSAYAASLGMATTVGNPGTQTRESYLRSVDVLVLHDSAALPDTAALCGDWHSRYPRERFATLSYGVASLDAAAISRVSGCAGFVHVTNDSLPNPWDSLPPYFESLVGLLASL; this is encoded by the coding sequence ATGCGGTTGCGATACGGTGTCCTTCCGGTGGTCCTCATGGTGGCGGCATGCGCGGCGGTCCCCGGCGGGCGCGGCATAGCGACCGGGCACGGGGCCGCCGGGGCCCTGGTGCCGCTCTACACCTACCCGACCGATCCGACCTGGGGGCGCGTCCTGGCGGCCAGGCAAGCCAATCCGCTGGTCCCGGTGCTGGCGATCGCCAACCCGGCAAGCGGCGCGGGCAACGCGCGCAACCCGGACTACGTCTCGGGTATCGACAGGCTCCAGCAGGGCGGCGTAGCGGTCCTGGGCTACGTGGACACCGCCTATGGCCGGCGCCGCCCGCGCCAGGCCAGGCTGGAGATCTACCGCTACTGGTCCTGGTACCGGGTCGCCGGGATCTTCTTCGACCAGATGGCCAACACCTCAGGCAAAGAGGGTTACTACGCCGACCTCTCCGCCTACGCGGCGAGCCTGGGCATGGCCACGACGGTGGGCAATCCGGGCACCCAGACGCGGGAGAGCTACCTCCGATCGGTGGACGTGCTGGTGCTGCACGACAGCGCCGCCCTGCCCGATACCGCGGCACTCTGCGGGGACTGGCATTCCCGCTACCCCCGGGAGCGCTTCGCGACGCTCTCGTACGGCGTGGCGTCGCTCGATGCCGCCGCGATCTCCCGCGTTTCGGGCTGCGCCGGCTTCGTCCACGTCACGAACGACTCGCTGCCCAACCCCTGGGACTCCCTTCCTCCGTACTTCGAGTCCCTGGTGGGCCTCCTGGCGAGTCTCTAA